In Spirochaeta thermophila DSM 6578, the following proteins share a genomic window:
- a CDS encoding LicD family protein, whose product MELGDYYLPLVKEFDRVCRILGIPYSLSSGTLLGAVRHRGYIPWDDDIDVMMVREEYERFLREAPAHLSPHVVIQNYRTELCSVGYFTKLVDSTTFLVELGMSELPITKGVYIDIFPVDRAASRFGVMVMDNIAKRILHALRRSYTLESCFAPSRRYARMFRLLLFPLARLLGLYRINEMDTYIRTRHNSGGREGYTYADYAEIPLFRRPPFPMRIFFEVEEISFEDGKFFAIKEWDQYLERMYGDYWKLPPEDQRRPAHKILELQL is encoded by the coding sequence ATGGAGCTGGGTGATTATTATTTGCCACTTGTCAAAGAATTCGATAGGGTATGCAGGATCCTGGGTATCCCTTACAGTTTGAGTTCCGGAACCCTTCTCGGAGCCGTTCGCCATAGAGGATACATACCGTGGGACGACGATATCGATGTAATGATGGTGAGAGAGGAATACGAGCGATTTCTGAGGGAAGCTCCCGCCCATTTGTCTCCCCACGTGGTAATCCAGAACTATCGTACCGAGCTCTGTTCGGTGGGTTATTTCACAAAGCTTGTAGATAGTACCACCTTTCTTGTGGAGCTTGGAATGAGTGAGTTGCCCATCACGAAAGGTGTCTATATCGATATCTTCCCAGTCGATAGAGCGGCTTCCCGTTTCGGTGTCATGGTGATGGATAATATCGCCAAGCGAATATTGCATGCATTGAGGCGGTCTTATACGCTGGAAAGTTGTTTTGCTCCTTCTCGAAGATATGCAAGGATGTTCAGGCTTCTCTTGTTCCCCCTGGCCCGGCTTCTGGGTTTGTACAGAATCAATGAGATGGATACCTATATACGAACACGTCATAATTCTGGGGGCCGAGAGGGGTATACCTATGCGGACTACGCTGAGATCCCGCTCTTCAGGAGGCCTCCCTTTCCCATGCGTATCTTTTTCGAGGTAGAAGAGATCTCGTTTGAAGACGGCAAATTCTTTGCGATAAAAGAGTGGGATCAGTATCTAGAGAGAATGTACGGGGATTACTGGAAACTGCCTCCTGAGGATCAGAGAAGGCCTGCCCATAAGATTCTTGAGCTCCAATTGTGA
- a CDS encoding HEPN domain-containing protein, which yields MKLAEEVYEAAKVLLNDGLYRMVCYHAQECVEKSLKAILIERAIEFPRTHNVLDVAALVQEAGYTVPMTNEEALILMSVYRSRYPIDLGLLPYGVPLGTMLNGRWR from the coding sequence GTGAAACTTGCAGAAGAAGTGTATGAAGCCGCCAAGGTGCTGCTCAATGATGGCCTTTATCGAATGGTCTGTTATCACGCTCAGGAATGTGTAGAAAAAAGCCTTAAAGCCATTCTCATAGAAAGAGCCATAGAGTTCCCTCGGACCCATAACGTACTTGATGTGGCTGCCCTTGTGCAGGAGGCCGGATATACTGTTCCGATGACCAACGAGGAAGCATTGATCCTGATGAGTGTGTATCGGTCACGGTATCCCATTGATCTCGGCCTGCTTCCATACGGAGTCCCCTTGGGGACGATGCTGAATGGACGTTGGAGATAG
- a CDS encoding nucleotidyltransferase family protein — translation MRPREILHAKKSLILRICESYGASNVRVFGSVARGEATEASDIDLLVEFTQPVSLLDHAQLVRDLERITGCKVDVVSDKGIKPRIRERILKEARPL, via the coding sequence ATGAGACCTCGAGAGATCCTTCATGCGAAAAAATCACTTATCCTTCGGATCTGTGAGTCCTATGGGGCTTCCAACGTCCGGGTATTCGGCTCGGTCGCCCGCGGGGAGGCCACTGAGGCCAGCGATATCGATCTCCTTGTGGAATTCACACAGCCCGTCTCACTCCTCGATCACGCCCAACTTGTGCGGGACCTGGAAAGGATCACAGGATGCAAGGTCGATGTGGTAAGCGATAAGGGGATAAAACCTCGCATCCGCGAAAGGATACTCAAAGAGGCCAGACCCTTATGA
- a CDS encoding HEPN domain-containing protein, with the protein MRKELVQDYLMRARIRIRALEFFRSEGDHADVVREAQEVVELLLKALMMRMGLDVPKVHDVSRAMEVHRDLFPPLIREEMPFIRRLSRDLRKERELAFYGAHDWIPGQEYTDEDSARLLGEVRRLASLVEEAVRLLDEAG; encoded by the coding sequence ATGAGGAAGGAGCTGGTCCAGGACTACCTCATGCGGGCCCGCATCCGGATAAGGGCACTCGAGTTCTTCCGAAGCGAAGGGGATCACGCCGATGTGGTGAGGGAAGCCCAGGAGGTGGTGGAACTCCTCCTCAAGGCCCTCATGATGCGGATGGGGCTCGATGTCCCGAAGGTGCACGATGTCTCCCGCGCCATGGAGGTGCATCGGGATCTCTTTCCCCCTCTCATCCGGGAGGAGATGCCCTTCATCAGACGTCTCTCGCGGGACCTCAGGAAGGAACGTGAGCTCGCCTTCTACGGGGCGCACGACTGGATCCCCGGCCAGGAGTACACCGATGAAGATTCAGCCCGCCTCCTCGGCGAGGTGAGACGCCTCGCATCCCTTGTGGAGGAGGCGGTGCGGCTCCTGGATGAGGCCGGCTAG
- a CDS encoding nucleotidyltransferase domain-containing protein — protein sequence MKTPVWHEVVRHFPSLTEALRRAYGDRLVAAVVFGSGARGDLSVSSDLDLLVVLNPCEADHRARLSFFWERVGEVLEGRFPIPLSPLILSVEEAQTFHPLWLDIVEAHRVLYDAGGVIARMEQQAQAYLRQGKVEAHSLGGRRYWRIRP from the coding sequence GTGAAGACACCGGTGTGGCACGAGGTCGTCCGTCATTTCCCCTCACTCACCGAGGCCCTGCGCCGTGCCTATGGCGATCGATTGGTGGCGGCCGTGGTGTTCGGATCGGGTGCACGGGGCGATCTCTCGGTCTCCTCTGATCTCGACCTTCTCGTGGTGCTCAATCCCTGCGAAGCCGACCATAGGGCGCGCCTTTCGTTCTTCTGGGAGCGCGTGGGAGAGGTGCTCGAAGGCAGGTTCCCCATACCTCTCTCTCCCCTCATCCTCTCGGTAGAAGAGGCACAGACCTTCCACCCCCTGTGGCTCGATATCGTGGAGGCCCACAGGGTGCTCTACGATGCGGGTGGCGTCATTGCGCGCATGGAACAACAGGCGCAGGCATACCTCAGGCAAGGCAAGGTGGAGGCGCACAGTCTCGGAGGAAGACGCTATTGGAGGATACGCCCATGA
- a CDS encoding MarC family protein: protein MNLWATMITLLLIMDPFGNIPAFLAVLKGYTPERRRRIIIREMFIALGVLLLFLLFGNLILDAMQIKKPALGIAGGVVLFFIAIRMIFPGTGSYAQEESEPLIVPLAVPFIAGPSAIAMITLLSTRYPTHRLELGLALGGAWLVSVLVLLASEVFQRLLGKNGLEAVERLMGMLLTAMAAQMLLDGIRDYLALTG from the coding sequence ATGAACCTGTGGGCTACCATGATCACCCTTCTTCTCATCATGGATCCGTTCGGCAACATACCGGCCTTCCTCGCCGTGCTCAAGGGCTACACCCCCGAGCGACGCAGGCGCATCATCATACGGGAGATGTTCATCGCCCTGGGTGTGCTCCTCCTGTTCCTCCTCTTCGGCAACCTCATACTCGACGCCATGCAGATAAAAAAGCCCGCCCTCGGGATTGCAGGCGGGGTGGTGCTCTTCTTCATCGCCATCCGCATGATCTTCCCCGGCACGGGCTCCTATGCCCAGGAGGAGTCGGAGCCGCTCATCGTGCCCCTCGCCGTGCCCTTCATTGCCGGGCCTTCGGCCATCGCCATGATCACCCTGCTCTCCACCCGCTACCCGACCCACAGGCTCGAGCTCGGCTTGGCCCTGGGCGGGGCGTGGCTGGTGAGCGTGCTCGTGCTCCTCGCCTCCGAGGTCTTCCAGCGCCTGCTGGGAAAGAACGGACTGGAGGCCGTGGAACGCCTCATGGGCATGCTCCTCACCGCCATGGCCGCCCAGATGCTCCTCGACGGGATCCGCGACTACCTCGCCCTCACGGGGTAG
- a CDS encoding nucleotidyltransferase domain-containing protein, with amino-acid sequence MLHRIRASLPLLREALPVLSVVLFGSYAKGTNTAFSDIDLLVVYQDPPRHDAYTLVKRTLPLRGLEPHVYARSEYEQVKDVVERMIEGGVRVV; translated from the coding sequence GTGCTTCACCGCATACGGGCATCCCTCCCTCTGTTGAGAGAGGCGCTTCCGGTGCTCTCCGTAGTGCTCTTCGGGTCCTACGCAAAGGGCACGAATACCGCATTCAGCGATATCGATCTTCTCGTGGTCTACCAGGATCCCCCTCGGCACGATGCGTACACACTGGTGAAGAGGACTCTCCCCCTCAGAGGCCTGGAGCCCCACGTCTATGCACGAAGCGAATACGAGCAGGTGAAAGACGTGGTGGAGAGAATGATAGAGGGAGGAGTGAGGGTGGTGTAG
- a CDS encoding MarC family protein, producing the protein MQSLHSGTGSYAQEESEPLIVPLAVPFIAGPSAIAMITLLSTRYPAHRLELGLALGGAWLVSVLVLLASEIFQRLLGKNGLEAVERLMGMLLTAMAAQMLLDGIRDYLALAG; encoded by the coding sequence ATGCAAAGCCTTCATTCCGGCACCGGCTCCTATGCCCAGGAGGAGTCAGAGCCGCTCATCGTGCCCCTCGCCGTGCCCTTCATTGCCGGGCCTTCGGCCATCGCCATGATCACCCTGCTCTCCACCCGCTACCCGGCCCACAGGCTCGAGCTCGGCCTGGCCCTGGGCGGGGCGTGGCTGGTGAGCGTGCTCGTGCTCCTCGCCTCCGAGATCTTCCAGCGCCTGCTGGGAAAGAACGGACTGGAGGCCGTGGAGCGCCTCATGGGCATGCTCCTCACCGCCATGGCGGCCCAGATGCTCCTCGATGGGATCCGCGACTACCTCGCCCTCGCGGGGTAG
- a CDS encoding DUF362 domain-containing protein has protein sequence MSDVVVLRVNDYDVEAIEGVVRGWVGGRVGGGERVLVKPNVLGAYPPEKHVTTNPVVVEAVVRVLLDAGAQVWVGDSSGMPVHRGTARALEVAGMSELGRRYPVKVLPLEDVPAVDLPVPQGRVLDRVRVSGLIEEVDWVVNLPKLKAHQLTRYTGAVKNLYGCVPGGIKQQYHAQAPTPSAFAHLLLDLYSALKPKLLFSLMDAVVSLEGHGPGPTGTPRHTAFLAFSPDAPSLDLACCRAVGLDPSSVLHLRFAQERGLVDPLPGEAPPDAAPLLEAPMRFPASSPAGWLGMAASRWVRSRPRVIADRCRRCGYCARVCPVSCITMDSLPRWDYSRCIYCYCCHENCPHEAIELKEPLLLKLYRAFSGR, from the coding sequence ATGAGTGATGTAGTGGTTCTTCGTGTCAACGACTATGATGTGGAAGCGATCGAGGGGGTGGTGCGGGGGTGGGTAGGGGGACGGGTGGGGGGAGGGGAGAGGGTACTGGTGAAGCCGAATGTGCTGGGGGCGTATCCGCCTGAGAAGCATGTGACGACCAACCCCGTGGTGGTGGAGGCGGTGGTACGGGTGCTGCTCGATGCAGGGGCTCAGGTGTGGGTGGGGGATTCGAGCGGGATGCCGGTGCACAGAGGGACGGCTCGTGCGCTCGAGGTGGCGGGGATGAGTGAGCTTGGGCGACGGTACCCGGTGAAGGTGCTCCCCCTGGAGGATGTGCCTGCGGTGGATCTTCCGGTGCCACAGGGGAGGGTGCTCGACCGGGTGCGGGTTTCCGGGCTCATCGAAGAGGTGGACTGGGTGGTGAACCTCCCCAAGCTCAAGGCCCACCAGCTCACCCGCTACACGGGTGCGGTGAAGAACCTGTACGGCTGCGTGCCGGGCGGGATCAAGCAGCAGTACCACGCCCAGGCCCCCACCCCCTCCGCCTTCGCCCACCTCCTCCTCGACCTGTACAGCGCGCTCAAACCCAAACTCCTCTTCTCCCTCATGGACGCGGTGGTCTCCCTGGAGGGTCACGGCCCCGGCCCCACCGGCACCCCCCGCCACACCGCCTTCCTCGCCTTCTCCCCCGACGCCCCTTCCCTCGACCTCGCCTGCTGCAGGGCCGTGGGCCTCGACCCCTCATCTGTGCTCCACCTGCGGTTCGCGCAGGAGCGGGGCCTGGTGGACCCCCTCCCCGGCGAGGCCCCTCCAGACGCCGCGCCCCTGCTCGAGGCCCCCATGCGCTTCCCCGCCTCCAGCCCGGCCGGCTGGCTCGGCATGGCCGCGAGCCGGTGGGTGCGCTCCCGCCCCCGGGTGATCGCAGACCGGTGCAGGCGGTGCGGCTACTGCGCCCGCGTGTGCCCCGTCTCGTGCATCACCATGGACAGCCTGCCCCGGTGGGACTACAGCCGGTGCATCTACTGCTACTGCTGCCACGAGAACTGCCCCCACGAGGCCATCGAGCTCAAAGAACCGCTCCTCCTCAAGCTCTACCGCGCCTTCTCGGGAAGGTGA
- a CDS encoding HEPN domain-containing protein — MERSQDWIDAAEGDLEHARHDLEKGFYNWACFSSQQAAEKAVKAVFQKMGAEAWGHSVVDLLEELRGFYEVPERLIDMALELDKAYIPTRYPDALPSGSPRTRYSRLEAERMIAYAQEIFDYCKGLLSSVQ; from the coding sequence GTGGAACGGAGCCAGGACTGGATTGACGCCGCAGAAGGAGATCTCGAGCACGCGCGTCATGATCTGGAGAAAGGGTTCTACAACTGGGCCTGTTTTTCCTCTCAGCAGGCTGCCGAGAAGGCGGTGAAGGCAGTGTTTCAGAAGATGGGAGCCGAAGCGTGGGGCCATTCGGTGGTCGATTTATTGGAGGAACTGCGGGGCTTCTATGAAGTACCTGAGAGGCTCATCGACATGGCTCTCGAGCTTGACAAGGCCTACATCCCCACCCGGTATCCCGATGCCCTTCCCTCCGGGTCTCCCAGAACCCGATACTCGAGGCTGGAAGCCGAAAGGATGATCGCCTATGCCCAGGAAATCTTCGACTACTGTAAAGGTCTTTTATCCTCGGTACAGTAG
- a CDS encoding HepT-like ribonuclease domain-containing protein, with amino-acid sequence MLDAISKIERHRGKGYETFKENELIQVWMLYHLQIIGEAAARVDKDLRARTPFIPWEKIVGMRNLLVHEYFGIDLDEVWYTVEHDIPSLKESLERLLDER; translated from the coding sequence ATGTTGGATGCCATATCCAAGATAGAACGACATAGGGGAAAAGGATATGAGACATTTAAAGAAAACGAGCTCATTCAGGTATGGATGCTCTATCACCTCCAAATCATCGGTGAGGCCGCTGCACGGGTGGACAAAGACCTCCGGGCACGCACCCCTTTTATTCCATGGGAGAAGATAGTGGGCATGAGGAACCTCCTCGTGCACGAATATTTTGGAATAGATCTCGATGAAGTATGGTACACGGTGGAGCATGATATTCCCTCGTTGAAGGAATCCCTCGAGAGACTCCTTGACGAACGGTAA
- a CDS encoding acyl-CoA dehydratase activase — MRELLVGLDVGSTTVKAVVLDPDSHEVLHARYRRHQAEQARCALELLSEVEERFPGLPLRVSVCGSGGEGIARALGAFFVQEVVANAVAVRTWYDHVQVAIELGGQDAKVIFFTRDANTDQLVASDMRMNGSCAGGTGAFIDQVAELLGISIEEFERYAAAGRTVYEISGRCGVFAKTDIQPLLNQGVSREDIALSTFHAIAKQTIGGLAQGMEIRGPVIFEGGPCTFNPTLVRVFAERLGLGPDEVVVPSRPEVFVAMGAALAGVALFGGEESRYERGRSLERLAGAAEQAGAASGEGRAFFASPDEEEAFFARHRREEFRPPEVAPGTELEVYLGIDAGSTTTKFVLLDTGGRVVNLFYASNRGEPLLILRDALIRMHDAYRKAGVRLRVKGAGTTGYGELLFAKAFGADYHTVETVAHARAAREVDPEVSFILDIGGQDMKAIWLHDGVISAITLNEACSAGCGSFLETYARSLGIPLDMIAPLAFKARRPSRLGSRCTVFMNSSIITEQKNGKGVDDILAGLCMSIIENVFTKVVRVRNFDLLGDHVLVQGGTFKNDAVLRAFELYTGKIPRRPVLAGEMGAWGVALLTKEYVEAREREEGGFQSGFWDLDRLEEFSLEKEPGLVCPFCANSCRRTVVRFSNGGYFVTGNRCERGAVLGDPSDPEVRSRVKEASRRERAVPNTLDLHAALLARPYEGPVVWDGSAPGVGVRGRAMVVGIPRVLEFWNSLPYWMGVFGALGFRVVVSRPSSYALFERGLPGVPSDTVCFPAKLAHGHVLDLVSQGVERIFMPMMIRVPKENRRAQGSEVCPVVQGYPMVVAKHEDTGRRYGVAFDHPAFHFFNERLRARQTVRFLVEEWGVDEAAAREAVRRGEEMLGAFRARMREEGRRVLAWLAEDERRWAVLVASRPYHADGLVNHGLGRLFVREGVPVLTPDAVEALGEQEVERARMDSYNPFHTRMLASAIWAGKHPQIELVQIVSFGCGHDAIISDEMQRILHETSDKEMLIVKLDEGDNPGPLSIRVKSFVESVRQRRARGMGRTTRPLGRPFRRPYTRKDRDRVVLIPNLSESFTYMSARILGMLGYKAEPLPVADERAVELGKKYVHNDICFPAQVNIGEHLAFLERGPYRPEQVVASFARNCIACRAGQYAMLARKAFDDAGYTDIPIVTTGKDDKRMHPGFFLSPRFHLNMLVGIAASDGLEYMLQRTRPYLDDPRTADSLFWTWLDRVASALERGWRAAFRALEAAVEAFNELPVVRAVRKPRVGIVGEILMNYHPGANWHIADYLERHGMEPLIPGMVDFFRRKNVVEEEMSRRDLHPAPLILGLFTGVKDWAYEQVLSRVHRALTRFRWKDPLYTIRDIAQKVKDLIDLSYLIGEGWLLPGEIMMMADQGVRSFVILNPFACMPNHITGRGMIKPVRERYPHIQILSLDYDPDVSFANIENRLQMLIMNARELERLPCPRCGPPEPVAD, encoded by the coding sequence ATGCGCGAGCTTCTGGTGGGGCTGGATGTGGGATCCACCACGGTGAAGGCCGTGGTGCTCGATCCCGACTCTCATGAGGTGCTGCACGCCAGGTACCGGAGACATCAGGCAGAGCAGGCGCGGTGTGCGCTGGAGCTCCTCTCCGAGGTGGAGGAGCGGTTCCCAGGCCTGCCCCTGCGGGTGAGTGTGTGCGGTTCCGGAGGTGAGGGGATCGCCCGTGCGCTGGGGGCCTTCTTCGTGCAGGAGGTGGTGGCCAACGCGGTGGCGGTCCGCACCTGGTACGACCATGTGCAGGTGGCGATCGAGTTGGGGGGGCAGGACGCCAAGGTGATCTTCTTCACCCGTGATGCGAACACGGACCAGCTGGTGGCCTCTGACATGCGGATGAACGGGAGCTGTGCAGGAGGCACGGGTGCCTTCATCGATCAGGTGGCCGAGCTTTTGGGGATTTCCATCGAGGAGTTCGAGCGCTATGCGGCTGCGGGGCGCACGGTGTACGAGATCTCTGGTCGGTGTGGGGTCTTCGCCAAGACCGATATCCAGCCCCTCCTCAACCAGGGGGTCTCTCGGGAAGACATCGCCCTCTCCACCTTCCATGCGATCGCCAAGCAGACCATAGGGGGCCTTGCCCAGGGCATGGAGATCCGCGGGCCGGTCATCTTCGAAGGGGGGCCGTGTACCTTCAACCCCACGCTCGTGCGGGTGTTTGCCGAGCGGCTGGGCCTGGGACCGGATGAGGTGGTGGTGCCCTCCCGGCCCGAGGTCTTCGTGGCCATGGGGGCTGCGCTCGCAGGGGTGGCGCTCTTCGGCGGGGAGGAGAGTCGGTACGAGCGCGGCAGGTCGCTCGAACGGCTTGCCGGGGCTGCCGAACAGGCCGGTGCGGCGTCGGGGGAGGGGAGGGCCTTCTTCGCCTCGCCCGACGAGGAGGAGGCCTTCTTTGCCCGTCACAGGAGGGAGGAGTTCCGGCCTCCCGAGGTGGCGCCCGGCACCGAGCTCGAGGTGTACCTGGGCATCGATGCAGGATCCACCACCACCAAGTTCGTGCTCCTCGACACCGGGGGCAGGGTGGTGAATCTGTTCTATGCCTCCAACAGGGGGGAGCCGCTCCTCATCCTGCGCGATGCCCTCATCCGCATGCACGATGCGTACCGGAAGGCAGGGGTGCGGCTCAGGGTGAAGGGGGCCGGTACCACGGGCTACGGGGAGTTGCTCTTTGCAAAGGCCTTCGGCGCCGATTACCACACCGTGGAGACCGTGGCGCATGCCCGTGCGGCCCGCGAGGTCGACCCTGAGGTCTCGTTCATCCTGGACATAGGCGGGCAGGACATGAAGGCCATCTGGCTCCACGATGGGGTCATCTCGGCCATCACCCTCAACGAGGCCTGTTCGGCCGGGTGCGGCTCGTTTCTCGAGACGTATGCCCGTTCCCTGGGGATCCCGCTCGACATGATCGCGCCGCTGGCCTTCAAGGCGCGCAGGCCCTCGCGGCTTGGTTCCCGGTGCACGGTGTTCATGAACAGCTCCATCATCACCGAGCAGAAGAACGGCAAGGGGGTCGACGATATCCTCGCAGGGCTGTGCATGTCGATCATAGAGAACGTGTTCACCAAGGTGGTACGGGTGCGCAACTTCGACCTGCTCGGCGATCACGTGCTCGTGCAGGGGGGTACGTTCAAGAACGATGCGGTGCTGCGGGCCTTCGAGCTCTACACCGGGAAGATTCCACGCAGGCCTGTGCTCGCAGGGGAGATGGGGGCGTGGGGCGTGGCGTTGCTCACGAAGGAGTACGTGGAAGCGCGGGAGCGGGAAGAGGGGGGCTTCCAGAGCGGGTTCTGGGATCTGGACCGGCTCGAGGAGTTTTCGTTGGAGAAGGAGCCGGGGCTCGTGTGTCCGTTCTGTGCGAACAGCTGCAGGCGTACGGTGGTGCGGTTCTCGAACGGCGGGTACTTCGTGACGGGTAACCGGTGCGAGCGGGGGGCGGTGCTGGGCGACCCGTCTGATCCCGAGGTGAGGAGCCGCGTGAAGGAGGCCTCCCGGCGGGAACGGGCGGTGCCGAACACCCTGGACCTGCACGCCGCGCTCCTTGCCCGGCCGTACGAGGGGCCGGTGGTGTGGGATGGGTCTGCGCCGGGGGTGGGGGTGAGGGGGCGGGCGATGGTGGTGGGGATCCCGCGGGTCCTGGAGTTCTGGAACAGCCTGCCGTACTGGATGGGGGTGTTCGGGGCGCTGGGGTTCAGGGTGGTGGTCTCCAGGCCGAGTTCCTACGCCCTGTTCGAGCGCGGGCTTCCGGGGGTGCCGTCGGATACGGTGTGCTTCCCGGCCAAGCTGGCGCACGGGCACGTGCTGGATCTGGTGTCGCAGGGGGTCGAGCGCATCTTCATGCCCATGATGATACGGGTGCCGAAGGAGAACCGCAGGGCGCAGGGCTCAGAGGTGTGTCCTGTGGTGCAGGGCTACCCCATGGTGGTGGCGAAGCACGAGGATACGGGGAGACGTTACGGCGTGGCCTTCGATCACCCGGCGTTCCACTTCTTCAACGAACGGCTCCGGGCCCGGCAGACGGTGCGGTTCCTGGTAGAGGAGTGGGGGGTGGACGAGGCTGCGGCGCGGGAGGCGGTGCGGAGGGGCGAGGAGATGTTGGGGGCGTTCAGGGCGCGGATGCGGGAGGAGGGGAGGCGGGTGCTCGCGTGGCTTGCGGAGGATGAGCGGCGGTGGGCGGTCCTGGTGGCGTCGCGGCCCTACCACGCGGACGGCCTGGTGAACCACGGGCTGGGCAGGCTGTTCGTGCGAGAGGGGGTGCCGGTGCTCACGCCGGATGCGGTGGAGGCGTTGGGGGAGCAGGAGGTGGAGCGGGCCAGGATGGACAGCTACAACCCGTTCCACACCCGCATGCTCGCGAGTGCCATATGGGCAGGAAAGCACCCTCAGATCGAGCTCGTGCAGATCGTGAGCTTCGGCTGCGGGCACGACGCCATCATAAGCGATGAGATGCAGCGCATCCTTCACGAAACCTCGGACAAGGAAATGCTCATCGTAAAGCTCGACGAGGGCGACAACCCCGGCCCCCTCTCCATCCGGGTGAAGTCCTTTGTGGAGAGCGTGCGGCAGCGCAGGGCGCGGGGTATGGGCCGGACCACCCGGCCGTTGGGCAGACCCTTCCGGCGGCCCTACACCCGCAAAGACAGAGACCGGGTGGTCCTCATCCCCAACCTCTCGGAAAGCTTCACCTACATGAGCGCCCGCATCCTCGGGATGCTCGGCTACAAGGCAGAGCCCCTCCCCGTGGCCGACGAGCGGGCCGTCGAGCTCGGCAAGAAGTACGTGCACAACGACATCTGCTTCCCGGCCCAGGTGAACATCGGGGAACACCTCGCCTTTCTCGAACGCGGCCCCTACCGTCCCGAGCAGGTGGTGGCGAGCTTTGCCCGCAACTGCATCGCCTGCCGCGCAGGCCAGTACGCCATGCTTGCCCGCAAGGCCTTCGACGATGCAGGCTATACCGACATCCCCATAGTGACCACAGGCAAGGACGACAAGCGCATGCATCCCGGGTTTTTCCTCTCGCCCCGGTTCCACCTCAATATGCTGGTAGGCATTGCCGCCTCGGACGGCCTCGAGTACATGCTCCAGCGGACCCGCCCCTACCTCGACGATCCGCGCACGGCCGATTCCCTCTTCTGGACCTGGCTCGACCGCGTGGCGAGCGCCCTCGAGCGGGGGTGGCGGGCTGCCTTCCGGGCCCTGGAGGCCGCGGTGGAGGCCTTCAACGAGCTTCCTGTGGTGCGGGCCGTGCGCAAGCCCCGGGTGGGCATCGTGGGCGAGATCCTCATGAACTACCACCCCGGTGCCAACTGGCACATCGCCGACTACCTCGAACGTCACGGCATGGAGCCGCTCATCCCCGGGATGGTGGACTTCTTCAGACGAAAGAACGTGGTGGAAGAGGAGATGAGCCGGCGTGACCTTCACCCCGCCCCCCTCATCCTTGGGCTCTTCACCGGTGTGAAGGATTGGGCCTACGAGCAGGTACTCTCACGCGTGCACCGGGCCCTTACCCGGTTCAGGTGGAAGGACCCGCTCTACACCATCCGGGACATTGCACAGAAGGTGAAGGACCTGATCGACCTCTCGTACCTCATCGGTGAGGGCTGGCTCCTTCCCGGCGAGATCATGATGATGGCCGACCAGGGTGTGCGCTCGTTCGTCATCCTCAACCCCTTTGCGTGCATGCCCAATCACATCACCGGCCGCGGTATGATCAAACCCGTCCGTGAGCGCTACCCGCACATACAGATTCTCTCGCTCGACTACGATCCAGACGTGAGCTTCGCCAACATAGAGAACCGACTCCAGATGCTCATCATGAACGCGAGGGAGCTCGAGCGGCTCCCCTGTCCCCGCTGCGGTCCGCCGGAGCCGGTGGCGGACTAG